The following coding sequences lie in one Patescibacteria group bacterium genomic window:
- a CDS encoding transglutaminase-like domain-containing protein — MKTKIFAILLLLGLVGFLVHMSSPIKPRRSLALAMLDFLAQPKFSSENLMAQLTGTEAELEILDLDSRMLYLSFPKAKLLSDLRKVCSLPLEDVEMGEERGDLAHLGKYQYTQKGRRLVCFPMENFVINSEAKIVVPYPSVKFETTPQELADFMDNKSVIGGKYFFSEYVDGRGIDHVIANFGSVVGKKGEPSLSRLAKNLVKGEIKPEKIAQKLLDFVSTEIEYDPEEIQWANSRQVIKKPEETLLTKTGTCGAKAVLLASLLEQYEIPYYLGYYPSHVTVLVAGDFVPSNELSFPIGEKVYHVAESTSAGFLIGKSRVVNINLGKNNLTYLTRPCDGQLLILPKK; from the coding sequence ATGAAAACAAAGATCTTTGCTATTTTGTTGCTATTGGGTCTCGTTGGCTTCTTGGTTCACATGTCATCTCCAATCAAACCTCGGCGTTCCCTCGCTTTGGCGATGCTCGACTTTTTAGCGCAACCCAAGTTCTCCTCGGAAAACCTAATGGCTCAACTGACGGGCACGGAAGCCGAGTTGGAAATTTTGGACCTTGACAGTCGAATGCTGTACCTGTCATTTCCCAAGGCGAAACTCCTGAGCGACCTGCGAAAAGTTTGCAGTTTGCCCTTAGAGGACGTGGAGATGGGTGAAGAAAGGGGTGACCTCGCTCATTTGGGTAAATATCAGTACACACAAAAGGGTAGACGCCTTGTCTGTTTCCCGATGGAAAATTTCGTGATCAACTCCGAAGCAAAAATTGTCGTCCCTTACCCGTCCGTGAAGTTTGAAACAACTCCGCAGGAACTGGCGGACTTCATGGATAATAAATCGGTGATTGGCGGAAAATACTTTTTCTCTGAGTACGTAGACGGCAGAGGAATCGATCACGTCATTGCCAATTTCGGCTCGGTGGTCGGTAAAAAAGGAGAGCCGTCGCTCAGTCGCTTGGCGAAAAATCTGGTTAAGGGTGAAATCAAGCCTGAAAAAATCGCCCAGAAACTCCTCGACTTCGTCTCTACCGAAATCGAATACGATCCGGAAGAGATACAATGGGCAAACTCCAGACAGGTCATAAAAAAACCTGAGGAAACCTTGCTCACCAAAACAGGCACGTGTGGCGCGAAAGCAGTGCTCCTTGCTAGCCTGCTCGAGCAGTACGAAATTCCCTACTATCTGGGATACTACCCGTCGCATGTCACGGTTCTCGTTGCTGGAGATTTTGTTCCGAGTAACGAGCTTTCATTCCCGATCGGCGAGAAAGTGTACCACGTCGCCGAGTCAACGTCGGCGGGATTTCTAATCGGCAAAAGCCGGGTTGTAAATATCAATCTGGGCAAGAACAATCTTACCTATCTTACAAGGCCATGTGACGGCCAACTGCTAATACTTCCGAAAAAATAA
- a CDS encoding nucleoside-diphosphate kinase, which produces MQRSTFFIKPEAERFSKQILGLIEASGLRIVRRDRFRLTEKVLRTLYHRLTLDEEHRLIWEQTQQQLIGQEVVMGIVEGEGAIDRLFFLCGESTVPSKCNSKSIRFYFADAIKLQPVSCGKYFYWANGIHRAKTPDEVKRDLGLFFPDELQAVS; this is translated from the coding sequence ATGCAACGAAGCACGTTTTTCATTAAACCGGAGGCGGAGAGGTTTTCCAAACAGATTCTCGGGTTGATTGAGGCTTCGGGGTTGAGAATCGTTCGGAGAGACCGATTTCGTCTTACGGAAAAAGTTTTACGAACACTCTATCATCGACTGACCCTCGATGAGGAACATCGGTTAATTTGGGAACAAACCCAACAACAGCTTATCGGTCAGGAGGTGGTGATGGGGATTGTCGAAGGTGAAGGCGCGATCGATCGGTTGTTCTTTTTGTGTGGCGAATCGACTGTGCCAAGCAAGTGCAACTCAAAGAGTATTCGGTTTTATTTTGCCGATGCGATAAAGCTCCAGCCGGTTAGTTGTGGTAAATACTTTTATTGGGCTAACGGCATCCACCGCGCCAAAACTCCAGACGAAGTTAAGCGAGATCTCGGGCTCTTTTTCCCCGATGAGTTGCAAGCAGTAAGTTGA
- the pheS gene encoding phenylalanine--tRNA ligase subunit alpha, with product MQDKEQVAQGHIHPISRAIFDIRTIFAELGFAVAVGPEMEDEWHNFDALNIPKDHPARDMQDTFWLKNAEQTQNNAERTPKNTHENFPHQSASIPRSSALLRTHTSPVQIRYMEKKLEAGIQPPYRIIVPGKVFRNEATDATHEAQFFQVEGLYVDKNVSMAHLKGVLEFFFKKFFGNDVVIRFRPSFFAFTEPSVEVDMKFKGKWLEMMGAGLVHPNVLKAAGVPEGFSGFAFGGGIDRMVMVKYGITDIRLLYSGDLRLVNQF from the coding sequence ATGCAGGACAAGGAACAGGTTGCACAAGGACATATTCACCCGATTTCACGGGCGATTTTTGATATTCGAACAATCTTTGCCGAACTGGGTTTTGCTGTTGCGGTGGGACCTGAAATGGAGGATGAGTGGCACAATTTTGACGCGCTTAATATTCCTAAAGATCATCCGGCACGCGATATGCAGGACACCTTCTGGCTCAAGAATGCGGAACAGACGCAGAACAACGCAGAACGAACGCCGAAGAATACCCACGAAAATTTTCCGCATCAGTCCGCGTCCATTCCGCGCAGTTCTGCACTTCTGCGTACTCATACAAGTCCGGTACAAATAAGATATATGGAAAAAAAACTCGAAGCTGGCATACAGCCGCCATATCGAATTATCGTGCCAGGAAAAGTTTTTAGAAATGAAGCCACGGACGCTACTCACGAAGCGCAATTTTTTCAGGTTGAGGGGTTGTATGTTGATAAAAATGTTTCTATGGCTCACTTGAAAGGTGTTCTTGAGTTTTTCTTTAAAAAGTTTTTCGGCAACGATGTAGTCATTCGATTTCGTCCAAGTTTTTTTGCGTTCACCGAGCCGTCGGTGGAAGTTGATATGAAATTTAAGGGCAAATGGCTTGAAATGATGGGAGCAGGGCTCGTGCATCCAAACGTTTTAAAGGCCGCAGGCGTGCCGGAAGGCTTTAGTGGGTTTGCTTTCGGCGGAGGCATTGATCGAATGGTGATGGTGAAGTACGGCATCACCGATATTCGATTACTGTATTCCGGAGATTTGCGCTTAGTTAATCAGTTCTAA
- a CDS encoding phenylalanine--tRNA ligase subunit beta — protein sequence MLISYNWLQSYFDETLPEPEKLGELLTFASFELEGIEKKGSDTILDLKVLPDRACYALSHRGMGYEVAAITGLAKKKQEQILPPVGKTRPFNVRVEDSDLCARYMARVIENVTQRELPVVKERLQSVGQRSINPVVDSANFVMLDRGQPLHAFDADKVKGDIVVRRAKTGEKIITLDNREVDLDETILIIADEEAPLAIAGIKGGKRAEVTSSTKNLILESASFNASYIRKTSDKLGIRTDASKRYENKFSADMTSKGMNDFSALLFEMDSQILAGEVIDIYSNVLQNIGIDITAEYISNRLGLDLPEEVIVDVLRCLKIEVKKRGKELILTPPIFRADLLIPEDIAEEVGRIVGYDKVPATLPPVLKMELEIPKQFYYEWKIREILANAGFSEVMTSSFSSSGEIAIEKPLAEDKKFTRPNLRNNFAMALKLNFGNASLFGSEEIKIFEIGKVFGRGGEHAALAVGFAGPKKKVASELSAVVALLSEKLGCNLEGETKDGIFETNLDKALSDLPQPKSSDVLTFPLCDAMFKPFSVYPFIVRDIALFVPAGTDSETIHQLILGDAGDFVVHSKLFDRFEKDGKVSYGFRLVFQSMGRTLTDEEINKVMEKVYETLKAKGWEIR from the coding sequence ATGCTTATATCCTACAACTGGCTACAATCATATTTTGACGAAACACTTCCTGAACCGGAAAAGCTAGGGGAACTTTTGACGTTCGCCTCTTTTGAGTTGGAAGGAATTGAAAAAAAGGGCAGTGACACAATTCTTGATTTAAAAGTTTTACCTGACCGCGCTTGTTATGCACTTTCGCATCGCGGAATGGGATACGAAGTTGCAGCCATTACCGGCTTGGCTAAGAAAAAACAGGAACAGATTTTACCGCCAGTAGGAAAAACTCGACCATTCAATGTGCGCGTGGAAGACTCTGATTTGTGTGCGCGATATATGGCCCGAGTAATTGAAAATGTTACCCAAAGAGAATTGCCGGTGGTGAAAGAGAGATTGCAGAGTGTTGGCCAGCGCTCGATCAACCCAGTTGTTGATAGTGCCAATTTTGTGATGCTTGATCGAGGTCAACCGCTCCATGCGTTTGACGCGGATAAAGTGAAGGGGGATATTGTAGTGCGTAGAGCAAAAACAGGGGAAAAAATAATTACACTTGATAATCGCGAGGTCGACTTGGATGAAACTATTTTGATTATTGCAGATGAAGAAGCGCCACTTGCGATCGCGGGAATTAAGGGTGGGAAAAGAGCTGAGGTTACGTCGAGCACAAAAAATTTAATTCTCGAGTCGGCCAGTTTCAATGCGTCATATATTCGTAAAACCTCGGACAAGCTCGGCATTAGAACTGACGCATCAAAGCGATACGAAAATAAATTTTCAGCGGATATGACGAGTAAAGGAATGAATGATTTTAGCGCGCTCTTGTTTGAAATGGATTCACAAATTTTGGCCGGTGAAGTAATCGATATCTATTCCAATGTTCTGCAGAACATTGGAATAGATATAACAGCAGAGTATATTTCAAATAGGTTAGGGTTGGATTTACCAGAAGAGGTAATTGTCGATGTTCTCAGATGTCTAAAAATTGAAGTTAAAAAAAGAGGGAAGGAGTTAATACTCACGCCACCAATCTTTCGCGCTGACCTCTTGATTCCCGAGGACATTGCAGAAGAGGTGGGAAGAATTGTCGGGTACGATAAAGTTCCGGCCACTCTTCCACCTGTCCTCAAAATGGAACTAGAAATTCCAAAGCAGTTTTACTATGAATGGAAAATTCGTGAGATTTTGGCGAACGCTGGTTTTTCGGAGGTGATGACGTCATCATTTTCATCGAGTGGGGAAATTGCGATTGAGAAACCGCTGGCAGAAGATAAAAAATTCACTCGGCCAAATTTACGAAACAACTTTGCAATGGCGCTCAAACTCAATTTCGGCAACGCTTCACTTTTTGGTTCTGAAGAAATAAAAATTTTTGAAATAGGAAAAGTTTTTGGAAGAGGTGGCGAGCATGCCGCACTTGCTGTAGGATTTGCGGGACCAAAAAAGAAAGTCGCTTCTGAACTTTCTGCTGTCGTCGCGCTTCTTTCAGAAAAACTTGGATGCAACCTAGAAGGGGAAACCAAAGACGGCATTTTTGAAACTAATTTGGATAAAGCCCTGAGCGATCTGCCACAGCCAAAAAGTTCGGACGTCCTAACTTTTCCTCTTTGTGACGCCATGTTTAAGCCATTTTCTGTCTATCCTTTTATTGTTCGCGATATTGCGCTCTTTGTTCCAGCCGGCACAGATTCTGAAACTATCCACCAATTAATTTTAGGAGACGCCGGAGATTTTGTGGTTCACTCGAAACTATTCGACCGATTTGAGAAAGATGGAAAAGTTTCCTACGGCTTTCGTTTAGTGTTTCAATCTATGGGGCGGACGTTGACCGATGAAGAAATAAATAAAGTTATGGAAAAAGTGTACGAAACATTAAAAGCTAAGGGTTGGGAAATTAGATAA
- a CDS encoding DNA topoisomerase subunit B — protein MAKEKEEKEEKKGNYSAQDITVLEGLEPVRKRPGMYIGTTGPDGLHHLITEIFDNSRDEAMGGFCNDIEITLLPENRVRVVDNGRGIPVDIHKQSKVSALETIMTTLHAGGKFGGEGYKVSGGLHGVGASVVNALSIFCEVVVHRDGGVFVQEYKQGKKKSAVKKIGKSDLHGTITTFEPDKEIFKEGTVFDFNRVLGHMRQQAYLVKALRISVIDARETKVPIDTADIFYLRELGLDFPSQTFYFEGGLLSLVKFSNQFLKPVHKNIFYVEKKVEGIESVEVALQYVDDISARILPFANNIYTGEGGTHITGFKTALTRTINSYARKGGLVKESEDNFTGEDVLEGLTAVVSVKLREIQFEGQTKSKLGSVEAQGAVATVFGEAFTAFLEENPDDAKAIVYKVVLALKARKAAKAAKDSVLRKGALEGMTLPGKLADCQSKDASESELFIVEGDSAGGTAKTGRDRKTQAILPLRGKILNIERARLDKMLDSEQIKNLVVAIGTAIGDTFDLAKLRYHKIIIATDADVDGAHIRTLILTLFYRHFKPLIEGGFIYIAQPPLYKVKRGKEILYFYSEEEKTKALGKEEIPLDESGSEETEEAESEEEEKVGKTKTAKVSIQRYKGLGEMNAEELWETTMDPEKRILKQVRIEDAQDADKVFDMLMGTDVPSRKSFIQSNAKLANLDI, from the coding sequence ATGGCCAAAGAAAAGGAAGAAAAGGAAGAAAAGAAAGGCAATTATAGCGCTCAGGACATCACTGTTTTGGAGGGTTTGGAACCTGTCCGTAAGCGTCCGGGAATGTACATCGGAACCACTGGTCCCGACGGTTTGCATCACCTCATCACTGAAATTTTCGACAACTCTCGCGACGAAGCGATGGGAGGTTTTTGTAATGATATTGAAATCACCCTGTTACCGGAGAACCGCGTGCGCGTGGTAGACAATGGCCGAGGAATTCCTGTGGACATTCACAAACAATCAAAAGTTTCTGCCCTTGAAACGATCATGACAACACTCCACGCTGGAGGAAAATTCGGTGGGGAAGGCTACAAAGTTTCGGGCGGACTTCACGGAGTCGGTGCCTCTGTCGTTAATGCCCTTTCGATTTTTTGTGAAGTGGTAGTGCATCGAGACGGTGGAGTTTTTGTTCAGGAATACAAACAAGGTAAGAAAAAATCTGCCGTTAAAAAAATTGGTAAGTCAGATCTTCACGGCACGATTACTACTTTTGAACCTGACAAAGAAATTTTCAAGGAAGGAACAGTCTTTGATTTCAACCGCGTTTTGGGACACATGCGCCAGCAAGCCTATCTCGTGAAAGCGTTGCGAATTTCCGTCATCGACGCCCGCGAAACAAAAGTGCCGATTGATACTGCCGACATTTTTTATCTCCGCGAACTCGGACTCGATTTCCCATCCCAAACATTTTATTTCGAGGGAGGTTTGCTTTCCTTGGTAAAATTTTCTAACCAGTTTTTAAAACCAGTTCACAAAAATATTTTTTACGTTGAGAAAAAAGTAGAAGGTATTGAGTCTGTCGAGGTGGCGCTTCAATATGTCGACGATATTTCCGCCCGCATTTTACCTTTCGCCAACAACATTTACACCGGCGAAGGAGGTACACATATTACCGGTTTCAAAACTGCGCTCACCAGAACTATCAATAGTTACGCTCGCAAGGGTGGTCTAGTAAAAGAGAGCGAAGATAATTTTACCGGCGAAGATGTGCTCGAAGGATTGACCGCCGTGGTTTCGGTCAAGCTCCGCGAAATTCAATTTGAAGGTCAGACCAAATCAAAACTTGGAAGTGTTGAAGCTCAGGGCGCAGTCGCCACCGTTTTCGGCGAAGCCTTTACCGCGTTTCTTGAGGAAAATCCTGATGATGCCAAAGCCATTGTTTACAAAGTAGTTTTGGCGCTTAAGGCGCGAAAGGCTGCCAAGGCGGCAAAGGATTCAGTATTGCGAAAGGGTGCACTGGAAGGCATGACGTTGCCTGGAAAACTGGCTGATTGTCAGAGTAAGGATGCGTCTGAATCAGAACTTTTTATTGTGGAGGGAGATTCGGCCGGAGGTACGGCAAAAACAGGACGAGATCGAAAAACTCAAGCCATCTTGCCGCTCCGAGGAAAAATTTTAAACATCGAACGAGCGCGACTCGACAAGATGCTCGACTCTGAGCAGATTAAAAATTTGGTGGTGGCGATCGGCACAGCCATCGGAGATACGTTTGATTTGGCTAAATTGCGATATCACAAAATTATTATCGCTACTGATGCCGACGTCGACGGGGCTCACATTCGCACACTTATTCTGACGCTCTTTTACCGACATTTCAAACCACTCATTGAAGGCGGATTTATTTATATTGCTCAGCCGCCACTGTACAAAGTAAAACGTGGAAAAGAAATTTTGTATTTTTATAGTGAAGAGGAAAAAACCAAAGCTCTTGGCAAAGAAGAAATTCCGCTCGATGAAAGTGGATCTGAAGAAACAGAGGAAGCTGAATCCGAGGAGGAAGAGAAGGTTGGTAAAACTAAAACAGCCAAGGTTTCAATTCAACGTTACAAAGGTCTCGGAGAAATGAATGCTGAAGAACTTTGGGAGACGACCATGGATCCTGAAAAACGAATTCTAAAACAGGTTCGAATTGAAGACGCACAGGACGCGGACAAAGTATTTGATATGCTCATGGGAACCGATGTTCCTTCTCGCAAAAGCTTTATTCAGTCAAACGCGAAGTTGGCGAACCTCGATATTTAA
- a CDS encoding glycosyltransferase family 2 protein produces the protein MSQISNIILYISFFTSLYFEVFLLISFLENRTEKGGEKIKLSSILPSVTIIVPAFNEEKTISKTIYSLLKLDYPKDKLKIIAVNDGSTDDTAGVLKTFRWNKRIEVINKKNGGKYTALNAAIRKTETELVGCLDADSFVPPDTLTKIIPHFENQKIMAVTPAIKIFEPDRMIRHVQSNEYNLGIFMKKSFSMLDAITVTPGPFSIFRKTVFDNLGLFHEAHNTEDLEIAMRMQKNGYRIGNAHDAVVYTVGPGSFAKLYRQRVRWVSGFLANSIDYRSMFFNPKHKHLGLFMLPMSVVGIVLFMVSVGMVSINILRMVADKYTEIKTIGFNWVWNGFHFDWFFINTDSKMFLGLLLFLSTILLVTLGKQISDTKNNHFSFHTLYFPLVYGIFSIAWLSKAIYLVVLSKNTSWR, from the coding sequence ATGAGTCAAATTTCTAACATCATTCTCTATATTTCTTTTTTCACGTCATTGTACTTTGAAGTTTTTTTGCTGATCAGCTTTTTGGAAAACCGCACTGAAAAAGGCGGTGAGAAAATCAAGTTATCGTCGATTCTTCCATCAGTTACTATCATTGTGCCTGCATTCAACGAAGAAAAAACCATCAGTAAAACAATCTACTCACTGTTAAAATTAGACTACCCGAAAGACAAATTGAAAATTATTGCAGTTAATGACGGTTCAACCGATGACACAGCCGGTGTATTGAAAACTTTCCGATGGAACAAACGGATCGAGGTCATCAATAAAAAAAATGGAGGGAAATATACCGCGCTTAATGCCGCCATCCGTAAAACGGAAACCGAGCTTGTCGGATGTCTCGACGCCGATTCATTTGTCCCACCAGATACGCTGACGAAAATTATTCCCCATTTTGAAAATCAAAAAATCATGGCAGTAACACCGGCCATTAAAATTTTCGAGCCTGACCGAATGATCCGCCATGTTCAAAGCAACGAATACAACCTGGGTATTTTTATGAAAAAATCTTTCAGCATGCTCGATGCAATCACCGTGACTCCCGGGCCCTTTTCTATTTTTCGAAAAACAGTTTTTGATAATCTTGGATTATTCCACGAAGCTCACAATACCGAAGACTTGGAGATTGCTATGCGCATGCAGAAAAATGGTTATCGTATCGGCAACGCGCACGACGCTGTCGTCTACACGGTTGGACCAGGGTCTTTCGCTAAACTCTACCGCCAACGAGTTCGCTGGGTGAGCGGTTTTCTTGCCAACTCAATCGATTATCGTTCGATGTTTTTCAATCCAAAACACAAACACTTGGGACTTTTTATGCTTCCGATGTCGGTCGTTGGTATCGTGCTTTTCATGGTCTCCGTTGGCATGGTATCAATAAATATCCTGAGAATGGTTGCTGATAAATATACAGAAATTAAAACCATTGGTTTTAATTGGGTCTGGAACGGCTTTCATTTTGATTGGTTTTTCATCAATACTGATTCAAAAATGTTTCTGGGGCTACTACTCTTCCTCTCAACCATCCTTCTCGTCACGCTCGGTAAACAAATCTCAGATACTAAAAACAACCATTTCTCTTTTCATACTTTATATTTTCCTTTGGTATACGGCATTTTTTCTATCGCATGGCTATCAAAAGCTATTTATCTCGTAGTTTTATCTAAAAATACAAGTTGGAGATAA
- the thrS gene encoding threonine--tRNA ligase codes for MNSPKETNESSLEKLAHARHTLAHLLGASVQELWPDTKLTIGPAIDNGFYYDFEFSAPISDKELQKIEKKMRETLKSWKAFSHKEVSEKEASEIYKGNPYKLELIKEIAAKGEKITLYTVGKFTDLCRGGHAENPAQDIDKSSFKLERVAGAYWRGDEKNKMLTRIYGLAFNTAAELEAYEKQIEEAKKRDHKKLGKDLGLFMFHETSPGMPYWLPNGLKLYNELVNFWRTEHDKLGYQEISSPLVNKSDLWKTSGHWNHYKDDMFIADMGENEVYGIKPMNCPNAMIVFQSMQVSYKQLPLRLSDTDRLHRYERSGTLNGLLRVRSFQQDDSHNFISEDMIAAEYEHIFEVCKNFYGIFNLEYSFRLGTRPKEFMGEATTWDKAEKALREILEKSKKAYIVAEGDGAFYGPKIDILMKDSIGREWQMGTIQLDFQQPLRFELHYTDKDGSRKTPVVVHRVIYGSLERFIGILIEHTAGAFPLWLAPTQVKIIPIEEKHNEAAKSAATALLAAGLRVDLDNSDQGFGKKIREAKSMKIPYFIIIGDKDIAAEKVTLESRDKGNLGQLDVAEIVTKLKGEVTKKL; via the coding sequence ATGAATTCGCCAAAAGAAACAAATGAAAGTAGTTTGGAAAAATTAGCGCATGCGAGACACACTCTCGCCCATCTTTTGGGAGCGTCTGTACAGGAGTTGTGGCCAGATACAAAACTGACCATTGGACCAGCCATTGATAATGGTTTCTATTACGATTTTGAATTTAGCGCGCCTATATCGGATAAGGAACTGCAAAAAATCGAAAAGAAAATGCGGGAAACTTTGAAATCTTGGAAGGCTTTTTCTCACAAGGAAGTTTCAGAAAAAGAGGCCAGCGAGATCTACAAGGGAAACCCGTACAAACTCGAACTCATAAAAGAAATTGCTGCGAAAGGCGAGAAAATAACCCTCTATACTGTCGGAAAATTTACCGATCTCTGTCGTGGCGGCCACGCAGAAAACCCAGCCCAAGATATCGACAAAAGTTCTTTCAAACTTGAACGTGTCGCCGGAGCCTACTGGCGTGGTGATGAAAAAAATAAAATGCTTACCCGCATTTACGGCTTGGCTTTTAATACTGCCGCTGAACTTGAAGCCTACGAGAAACAAATCGAGGAAGCAAAAAAACGAGATCATAAAAAACTCGGAAAGGATCTTGGACTCTTTATGTTCCACGAAACTTCTCCTGGAATGCCTTATTGGTTACCGAATGGTTTGAAGTTGTACAATGAACTCGTGAATTTCTGGAGAACTGAACACGACAAACTTGGGTATCAGGAAATATCAAGCCCACTCGTCAACAAATCTGACCTTTGGAAAACTTCAGGACATTGGAATCACTACAAAGATGACATGTTTATCGCCGACATGGGCGAAAATGAAGTGTATGGCATCAAGCCAATGAACTGCCCGAACGCCATGATTGTTTTCCAATCTATGCAAGTAAGCTATAAGCAATTGCCACTTCGACTTTCTGATACAGACAGACTTCATCGCTATGAACGTTCCGGAACTTTAAACGGACTTTTACGAGTACGGTCGTTTCAACAAGACGATTCTCACAATTTTATTTCGGAAGACATGATCGCCGCGGAATACGAGCATATCTTTGAGGTCTGTAAAAATTTCTACGGAATTTTTAATCTTGAATACTCATTCCGTTTGGGAACTCGACCAAAAGAATTCATGGGAGAAGCGACAACTTGGGATAAAGCAGAAAAAGCTTTGCGAGAAATATTGGAAAAATCTAAAAAGGCATATATTGTGGCTGAAGGCGATGGTGCTTTTTACGGCCCAAAAATCGACATTCTTATGAAGGATTCTATCGGCCGAGAATGGCAAATGGGTACTATTCAACTTGATTTTCAACAACCATTGCGATTTGAACTTCACTATACCGACAAAGATGGATCAAGAAAAACACCTGTGGTAGTTCATCGAGTTATTTATGGTTCTCTTGAACGCTTCATCGGTATTTTGATTGAACACACAGCTGGCGCCTTCCCTCTCTGGCTTGCACCAACCCAAGTAAAAATTATTCCAATTGAGGAAAAACACAACGAAGCCGCCAAAAGCGCGGCCACCGCACTTTTGGCGGCTGGCCTTCGCGTTGACCTCGACAACTCTGATCAAGGTTTCGGTAAAAAAATCCGCGAAGCTAAATCGATGAAAATTCCCTACTTTATAATCATCGGTGACAAAGACATCGCCGCAGAAAAAGTCACCCTCGAAAGTCGCGACAAAGGAAACCTAGGCCAACTTGATGTTGCGGAAATTGTCACGAAACTCAAAGGTGAAGTAACAAAGAAACTGTAA
- a CDS encoding NUDIX hydrolase yields MSKHSCVGIAFRLRSGASVARAEVMLVCQGVREGDSKEPWHWQLPGGKCCKDKTKGDNCCPEEPVVTMAREWGEEVGGTIRIVKEVRADHRKSPISGEPFIWYVYLVEILELPTVNEVTLAGEQSPQWWPVQNLPENLFPSHRSVICRTFAYVSFNKLFTTGVLVTQ; encoded by the coding sequence ATGTCCAAACATTCATGTGTTGGGATAGCTTTCCGGTTACGATCAGGAGCATCGGTAGCCAGAGCTGAGGTTATGCTCGTTTGCCAAGGTGTTAGGGAAGGTGACAGCAAAGAGCCATGGCACTGGCAATTGCCGGGCGGCAAATGTTGCAAAGACAAAACCAAAGGGGACAATTGTTGCCCTGAGGAGCCAGTTGTCACGATGGCGCGCGAGTGGGGAGAGGAAGTCGGGGGAACAATTCGCATTGTCAAAGAGGTGCGAGCTGATCATCGGAAAAGTCCGATAAGTGGGGAACCCTTCATCTGGTACGTCTACCTTGTGGAAATTCTTGAACTCCCGACGGTTAATGAGGTGACACTAGCGGGGGAGCAATCACCACAGTGGTGGCCGGTGCAAAATTTACCGGAAAATCTGTTTCCATCGCACCGGTCGGTCATCTGTCGTACCTTTGCATACGTTAGCTTCAACAAACTCTTTACGACGGGTGTTTTGGTGACTCAATAA